The following are encoded together in the Bos taurus isolate L1 Dominette 01449 registration number 42190680 breed Hereford chromosome 17, ARS-UCD2.0, whole genome shotgun sequence genome:
- the CCDC117 gene encoding coiled-coil domain-containing protein 117 isoform X1, translating to MSHFLCCPVRKKRLTEAGLCAGPNDWILCAHQDIEGHGVNPCTSGLSAPGMLDVICEEMDQTTGEPQCEVARRRLQEIEDRIIDEDEEVEADRNINRLPSLVLSDTMKTGLKREFDEIFTKKMIESMSRPSMELVLWKPLPELLSDKPKPSSNAKNYTGESQSKHAAAGTAFPQRTELFLEPRPTGLPVYNSLETAACTEEEMEL from the exons ATGTCCCATTTTCTCTG ttgtccAGTAAGAAAGAAAAGGCTAACTGAAGCAGGGCTCTGTGCTGGTCCTAATGACTGGATTCTTTGTGCACATCAGGATATAGAGGGTCATGGAGTAAATCCATGCACTAGTGGCCTTTCTGCACCTGGCATGTTAGATGTTATTTGTGAAGAGATGGATCAGACAACCGGGGAACCACAGTGTGAAGTTGCCCGAAGGAGGCTTCAGGAAATTGAGGACAG AATAATTGATGAAGATGAAGAAGTTGAAGCTGACAGAAATATTAACCGTCTCCCCAGCCTTGTCCTTTCTGATACCATGAAAACAGGTTTGAAGAGGGAATTTGATGAAATCTTTACAAAAAAGATGATTGAGTCCAT GAGCCGTCCTTCCATGGAGCTTGTGCTCTGGAAACCTCTCCCTGAACTCCTTTCTGATAAGCCAAAGCCGTCATCTAATGCTAAGAACTACACAGGAGAGAGCCAAAGTAAGCACGCAGCTGCTGGCACTGCCTTTCCTCAAAGAACTGAACTGTTCTTGGAACCTCGGCCAACAGGGTTGCCTGTTTACAATAGTTTGGAGACAGCTGCTTGCACAGAAGAGGAGATGGAACTCTAG
- the XBP1 gene encoding X-box-binding protein 1 isoform XBP1(U) (isoform XBP1(U) is encoded by transcript variant 1), with amino-acid sequence MVVVAPAQSPAAGAPKVLLLSGQPAATGGAPAGRALPVMVPGQQGASPEGASGVPPQARKRQRLTHLSPEEKALRRKLKNRVAAQTARDRKKARMSELEQQVVDLEEENQKLLLENQLLREKTHGLVVENQELRQRLGMDALVTEEEAETKGNGAGLVAGSAESAALRLRAPLQQVQAQLSPLQNISPWTLMALTLQTLSLTSCWAFCSTWTQSCSSDVLPQSLPAWSSSQKWTQKDPVPYRPPLLHPWGRHQPSWKPLMN; translated from the exons ATGGTGGTGGTTGCACCCGCGCAGAGCCCGGCCGCCGGGGCCCCTAAAGTACTGCTTCTGTCCGGCCAGCCCGCTGCTACCGGCGGAGCCCCGGCAGGCCGGGCTCTGCCGGTCATGGTGCCGGGCCAGCAAGGGGCCAGCCCGGAGGGGGCGAGCGGGGTTCCGCCCCAGGCGCGCAAGCGACAGCGCCTCACGCACCTGAGCCCCGAAGAGAAGGCGCTGCGGAG gaAACTGAAAAACAGAGTAGCAGCTCAGACTGCCAGAGACCGGAAGAAAGCTCGAATGAGTGAGCTGGAGCAACAAGTGGTAGATTTGGAAGAAGAG AACCAAAAACTTTTGTTAGAAAATCAGCTTTTACGAGAGAAAACTCATGGCCTTGTAGTTGAGAATCAGGAGTTGAGACAGCGGTTGGGAATGGATGCCCTAGTGActgaagaggaagcagagaccaAG GGGAATGGAGCGGGGCTGGTGGCCGGGTCTGCTGAGTCCGCAGCACTCAGACTACGTGCACCTCTGCAGCAGGTGCAGGCCCAGTTGTCACCCCTCCAGAACATCTCCCCATGGACTCTGATGGCATTGACTCTTCAGACTCTGAG tctGACATCCTGTTGGGCATTCTGTTCAACTTGGACCCAGTCATGTTCCTCAGATGTCCTTCCCCAGAGTCTGCCAGCCTGGAGCAGCTCCCAGAAGTGGACCCAGAAGGACCCAGTTCCTTACCGGCCTccccttctccatccctggggaCGTCATCAGCCAAGCTGGAAGCCATTAATGAACTGA
- the CCDC117 gene encoding coiled-coil domain-containing protein 117 isoform 1 (isoform 1 is encoded by transcript variant 1; The RefSeq protein has 1 substitution compared to this genomic sequence): protein MAALGRPFSGLPLSGGSDFLQPPPAFAGRAFPPGTEGAELAPRPGLRATPSSSGGSAARGRISTHCRKKHKREEEEEDDCPVRKKRLTEAGLCAGPNDWILCAHQDIEGHGVNPCTSGLSAPGMLDVICEEMDQTTGEPQCEVARRRLQEIEDRIIDEDEEVEADRNINRLPSLVLSDTMKTGLKREFDEIFTKKMIESMSRPSMELVLWKPLPELLSDKPKPSSNAKNYTGESQTKHAAAGTAFPQRTELFLEPRPTGLPVYNSLETAACTEEEMEL from the exons ATGGCGGCGCTCGGCCGGCCGTTTAGCGGCCTTCCCCTGAGCGGTGGCTCGGACTTCCTGCAGCCGCCGCCGGCCTTCGCCGGTCGGGCCTTCCCGCCGGGGACGGAGGGCGCCGAGCTGGCCCCGCGGCCGGGACTTCGCGCCACCCCGAGCAGCTCCGGCGGGAGCGCGGCGCGCGGACG tATTTCAACTCACTGTAGAAAGAAACACAAgcgagaggaggaggaggaggatga ttgtccAGTAAGAAAGAAAAGGCTAACTGAAGCAGGGCTCTGTGCTGGTCCTAATGACTGGATTCTTTGTGCACATCAGGATATAGAGGGTCATGGAGTAAATCCATGCACTAGTGGCCTTTCTGCACCTGGCATGTTAGATGTTATTTGTGAAGAGATGGATCAGACAACCGGGGAACCACAGTGTGAAGTTGCCCGAAGGAGGCTTCAGGAAATTGAGGACAG AATAATTGATGAAGATGAAGAAGTTGAAGCTGACAGAAATATTAACCGTCTCCCCAGCCTTGTCCTTTCTGATACCATGAAAACAGGTTTGAAGAGGGAATTTGATGAAATCTTTACAAAAAAGATGATTGAGTCCAT GAGCCGTCCTTCCATGGAGCTTGTGCTCTGGAAACCTCTCCCTGAACTCCTTTCTGATAAGCCAAAGCCGTCATCTAATGCTAAGAACTACACAGGAGAGAGCCAAAGTAAGCACGCAGCTGCTGGCACTGCCTTTCCTCAAAGAACTGAACTGTTCTTGGAACCTCGGCCAACAGGGTTGCCTGTTTACAATAGTTTGGAGACAGCTGCTTGCACAGAAGAGGAGATGGAACTCTAG
- the XBP1 gene encoding X-box-binding protein 1 isoform XBP1(S) (isoform XBP1(S) is encoded by transcript variant 2) produces the protein MVVVAPAQSPAAGAPKVLLLSGQPAATGGAPAGRALPVMVPGQQGASPEGASGVPPQARKRQRLTHLSPEEKALRRKLKNRVAAQTARDRKKARMSELEQQVVDLEEENQKLLLENQLLREKTHGLVVENQELRQRLGMDALVTEEEAETKGNGAGLVAGSAESAAGAGPVVTPPEHLPMDSDGIDSSDSESDILLGILFNLDPVMFLRCPSPESASLEQLPEVDPEGPSSLPASPSPSLGTSSAKLEAINELIRFDHVYTKPLVLEMPSETESEANVVVKIEEAPFSPSEKDHPEFTVSVKEELVEDDFIPELGISDLLSTSNCLKPSSCLLDAYSDCSYEGSPSPLSDMSSLLDADHSWEDPFASELFPQLISV, from the exons ATGGTGGTGGTTGCACCCGCGCAGAGCCCGGCCGCCGGGGCCCCTAAAGTACTGCTTCTGTCCGGCCAGCCCGCTGCTACCGGCGGAGCCCCGGCAGGCCGGGCTCTGCCGGTCATGGTGCCGGGCCAGCAAGGGGCCAGCCCGGAGGGGGCGAGCGGGGTTCCGCCCCAGGCGCGCAAGCGACAGCGCCTCACGCACCTGAGCCCCGAAGAGAAGGCGCTGCGGAG gaAACTGAAAAACAGAGTAGCAGCTCAGACTGCCAGAGACCGGAAGAAAGCTCGAATGAGTGAGCTGGAGCAACAAGTGGTAGATTTGGAAGAAGAG AACCAAAAACTTTTGTTAGAAAATCAGCTTTTACGAGAGAAAACTCATGGCCTTGTAGTTGAGAATCAGGAGTTGAGACAGCGGTTGGGAATGGATGCCCTAGTGActgaagaggaagcagagaccaAG GGGAATGGAGCGGGGCTGGTGGCCGGGTCTGCTGAGTCC GCAGCAGGTGCAGGCCCAGTTGTCACCCCTCCAGAACATCTCCCCATGGACTCTGATGGCATTGACTCTTCAGACTCTGAG tctGACATCCTGTTGGGCATTCTGTTCAACTTGGACCCAGTCATGTTCCTCAGATGTCCTTCCCCAGAGTCTGCCAGCCTGGAGCAGCTCCCAGAAGTGGACCCAGAAGGACCCAGTTCCTTACCGGCCTccccttctccatccctggggaCGTCATCAGCCAAGCTGGAAGCCATTAATGAACTGATTCGTTTTGATCACGTATATACAAAGCCCCTAGTCTTAGAGATGCCCTCTGAGACAGAGAGCGAAGCTAATGTGGTAGTGAAAATTGAGGAAGCACCTTTCAGCCCCTCAGAGAAAGATCACCCTGAATTCACAGTCTCAGTGAAGGAAGAACTTGTAGAAGATGACTTCATTCCAGAGCTGGGTATCTCAGATCTGCTTTCAACCAGCAACTGCCTGAAGCCATCTTCCTGCCTGCTGGATGCTTACAGTGACTGTAGCTATGAGGGTTCCCCTTCTCCCTTGAGTGACATGTCCTCCCTGCTTGATGCAGACCATTCTTGGGAGGACCCTTTTGCCAGTGAACTCTTTCCCCAGCTGATTAGTGTCTAA